One Manduca sexta isolate Smith_Timp_Sample1 chromosome 28, JHU_Msex_v1.0, whole genome shotgun sequence DNA window includes the following coding sequences:
- the LOC115443315 gene encoding uncharacterized protein LOC115443315 yields MGCGQSKINLYPRRNKNGGKGNSAKKSGAADKEADEEEGTTGAAAPAEDTEEEPERGKHILPLTTHPPPIEVSASQQDFFKMLDEKIEKGKDYDSSSETEVRLEQERRKILIEQWRSASQSTQSSFSHSSPPTPARRRGPHRPIPQPPERQNSPGSSRRCYRQQHVPDGMSPPPRRAHSAQSHHQESKQVNGDNWQDPTKSPVKRPQSAGANWKNNPKVAPYNQKPKKEENRHKDTDTSGSGRDMSQITFNPTFQTHSPAHTAKQQPYIAQIISYPMSQQVTPPSPPKYIAPPEEYQDPQNNVVDNKQSNQRQTPTTQVTTQSHIYYIHGNATTTINQDLAQQRQQTAIHLQQYVAMKQAQQQMFTYLQRSPHTVFPNVDYTQNPPQARMYEGEEFAAQFGHPVLRPHSAPPVNVVRPMAVPPGFGMPEGAHMVQVPMWPHMTPVVSTMGPWMQGQVPPEMQYYPQTQFVPMYRPNSAGSAGTLTRYQKKESSDGEVKNVCQSINLVRQKPIGQIVSLPGQELTVCNNVSESTSPASVSTDSGVSPGNSVPSSKNAFTAASAGDTATLIDNKNKKNKSVQPARSLKNSKSLDS; encoded by the exons GCGCTGCTGATAAGGAGGCTGACGAGGAAGAAGGTACAACAGGAGCCGCAGCGCCCGCAGAGGACACCGAAGAGGAACCAGAGAGGGGCAAGCACATACTGCCTCTTACAACGCACCCGCCCCCTAT TGAGGTATCCGCAAGTCAGCAGGACTTCTTCAAGATGTTGGACGAGAAGATTGAAAAG GGCAAAGACTACGACTCGTCAAGTGAAACGGAAGTCCGGCTAGAACAGGAAAGGCGAAAGATACTCATAGAGCAATGGCGGTCAGCTTCCCAGTCCACGCAGTCCTCCTTCTCGCACTCCAGCCCTCCAACACCGGCGAGGAGGCGCGGCCCCCATCGGCCCATACCGCAGCCTCCCGAGCGACAGAACAGCCCGGGCTCGAGCCGAAGATGCTACCGACAACAGCACGTTCCTGACGGCATGTCGCCTCCTCCTAGAAGAGCTCACAGCGCCCAGTCACATCACCAGGAATCTAAACAAGTCAATGGAGATAACTGGCAAGACCCAACTAAATCTCCCGTCAAAAGACCGCAAAGTGCAGGAGCTAATTGGAAAAATAATCCCAAAGTAGCACCTTACAATCAAAAACCCAAGAAGGAGGAAAACAGACATAAAGACACAGATACGTCCGGATCAGGAAGAGATATGTCCCAAATAACGTTCAATCCCACATTCCAAACTCATAGTCCAGCTCATACTGCCAAACAACAGCCATACATAGCTCAAATTATAAGTTATCCGATGTCCCAACAAGTGACACCGCCGTCGCCTCCGAAATACATCGCGCCTCCCGAGGAATACCAGGATCCTCAGAACAATGTTGTAGATAATAAACAAAGTAATCAAAGACAGACGCCAACGACACAGGTGACGACGCAGTCTCATATCTACTACATCCACGGGAATGCTACGACAACTATTAACCAAGATCTAGCCCAGCAACGACAACAGACTGCGATACATTTGCAGCAGTATGTGGCGATGAAGCAAGCACAGCAACAGATGTTCACGTACTTGCAAAGAAGTCCGCATACTGTATTTCCCAATGTAGACTATACTCAAAATCCGCCCCAGGCTCGTATGTACGAAGGAGAAGAATTTGCTGCTCAATTCGGCCATCCAGTCTTAAGACCGCATAGCGCCCCGCCGGTCAACGTAGTCAGGCCGATGGCTGTACCCCCAGGCTTCGGGATGCCTGAAGGTGCACACATGGTGCAAGTGCCGATGTGGCCTCACATGACCCCGGTAGTCTCTACGATGGGACCGTGGATGCAAGGGCAAGTCCCGCCCGAAATGCAGTATTACCCTCAAACACAATTTGTGCCTATGTACCGGCCGAACTCAGCGGGATCCGCCGGGACGTTGACAAGATATCAGAAGAAAGAATCGAGTGACGGTGAAGTGAAAAACGTGTGCCAAAGTATAAACCTAGTCAGACAGAAACCGATAGGACAGATAGTGTCGCTGCCAGGCCAGGAGCTGACTGTGTGTAACAATGTGAGTGAGAGTACGAGTCCCGCGAGCGTGAGCACCGACAGCGGCGTGTCCCCCGGCAACAGCGTGCCCAGCTCCAAGAACGCGTTCACCGCCGCCAGCGCCGGCGACACCGCCACTCTCATAGACAACAAGAACAAAAAGAACAAGTCCGTACAACCCGCGAGATCTCTAAAGAATTCTAAAAGTCTAGACTCTTAG